One genomic segment of Hordeum vulgare subsp. vulgare chromosome 2H, MorexV3_pseudomolecules_assembly, whole genome shotgun sequence includes these proteins:
- the LOC123430345 gene encoding probable transcription repressor OFP9, translating to MMQFFSGRSKLRHKNGGGKNQAGASTAPKAKHKDGRCRALCCGASRLSVSSSTSCSSMDAPETTRGRMSDIAHGMVQARLQSMTDAASSEGRYSATRRGTELADQRRRWPCVCSCASGGGCYEKSAPKPRERKPCVVLVAVDRRTYEPREEFRRSIAEVIAAKRMAEPAELRALLNCYVSVNAREHRAAILDAFHEVCTGLFACKG from the coding sequence ATGATGCAGTTCTTCTCGGGCCGGAGCAAGCTGCGGCACAAGAATGGCGGCGGCAAGAACCAGGCCGGCGCCTCCACGGCGCCCAAGGCGAAGCACAAGGACGGCAGGTGCCGCGCGCTGTGCTGCGGCGCGTCGCGGCTCAGCGTGTCCTCGTCGACGTCCTGCTCGTCCATGGACGCGCCGGAGACGACGCGCGGCCGCATGTCCGACATCGCCCACGGGATGGTCCAGGCCAGGCTGCAGTCCATGACCGACGCCGCCTCCTCCGAGGGTCGGTATTCGGCGACGCGCCGCGGGACGGAGCTCGCCGACCAGCGCCGTCGCTGGCCGTGCGTCTGCTCCTGCGCCAGCGGCGGCGGCTGCTACGAGAAGAGCGCGCCCAAGCCGCGGGAGAGGAAGCCGTGCGTGGTGCTGGTGGCCGTGGACAGGCGGACCTACGAGCCACGGGAGGAGTTCCGCCGGTCCATCGCGGAGGTGATCGCGGCGAAGCGGATGGCCGAGCCGGCGGAGCTGCGGGCGCTGCTCAACTGCTACGTGTCCGTGAACGCGCGCGAGCACCGCGCCGCCATCCTCGACGCCTTCCACGAGGTGTGCACCGGCCTGTTCGCTTGCAAGGGCTGA
- the LOC123426849 gene encoding uncharacterized protein LOC123426849 — MARTPRHRDLSSRRLRSSPPDAPSYYQKATRAAKGNELKLTSEKKDWKHATCPICLERPHDAVLLLCSSHTKGCRPYMCGTNYHQSNCLEQFKNAYVKEKPANEVSIAVAAASKKPKDVELACPICRGEVKGWTVVEPARQFLNRKKRTCIHEDCLFIGSYKKLCKHVKARHPSSKPREVDPARLAEWKQLESAKDRQDAISIVTGLNPGSMIIGDYLIDPNSGSSDSFMGNSDWSDDSDSYTFPGGGDIMFSEAPDIRSLRRVVRRAYRTNGARPRQNVQRRTPTISRSSGRRRWPQIGSALSARMPRGRRARSTNDS, encoded by the coding sequence ATGGCAAGAACTCCAAGACACCGTGACCTATCAAGCAGGCGACTTAGGTCATCTCCTCCTGATGCACCTTCCTACTACCAGAAAGCAACAAGGGCAGCCAAGGGAAATGAATTGAAATTAACCTCGGAGAAAAAGGATTGGAAACATGCCACTTGCCcaatatgcttggagcgtcctcatGATGCTGTTCTCCTCCTGTGTTCTTCACACACCAAAGGTTGTCGGCCATACATGTGTGGAACCAACTATCACCAGTCTAACTGTCTTGAGCAGTTCAAAAATGCTTATGTGAAGGAGAAACCGGCAAATGAAGTATCCATTGCAGTGGCAGCAGCTAGCAAGAAGCCAAAGGATGTGGAGCTTGCTTGCCCTATCTGCCGTGGGGAAGTGAAGGGCTGGACAGTGGTTGAACCAGCTCGTCAATTTCTCAATCGCAAGAAGAGAACTTGCATTCATGAAGATTGCTTGTTCATTGGGTCATACAAGAAACTCTGCAAGCATGTGAAGGCCAGACACCCTTCATCAAAACCTCGTGAAGTTGACCCGGCACGTTTGGCTGAGTGGAAGCAGCTTGAAAGTGCAAAGGATAGGCAGGATGCAATCAGCATAGTCACAGGCTTGAATCCAGGGTCCATGATTATTGGGGACTATCTTATTGACCCCAATAGCGGCAGCAGCGATTCTTTTATGGGTAACTCTGATTGGAGTGACGACTCTGACTCTTACACGTTTCCTGGTGGTGGTGATATTATGTTTTCTGAAGCTCCTGATATCCGATCATTACGAAGAGTGGTTCGCAGAGCTTACAGGACAAATGGGGCAAGACCAAGGCAAAATGTCCAGCGTCGCACTCCAACCATCTCCAGAAGCAGTGGAAGGCGTCGATGGCCGCAGATTGGTTCTGCTCTGTCAGCTCGCATGCCAAGGGGGAGACGAGCAAGATCCACAAATGACAGCTGA
- the LOC123428525 gene encoding uncharacterized protein LOC123428525 — protein MAGDAPPSPTGEEPSPASAPLLLRRRGSYQRCMSHARDELRSFRSCLRWMCVDHSDGSSAASSWLVFAVLAVAVPVAARVAMPRRSYDTQVQLSLTLSAALAYLTLTSLIRRRGLRRLLYLDRLRHDSQDVRAGYTVQLAGSFHLLACFVLPCFLADAAYKVFWYFVHRPFPAWWSAAACAMEMASWMYRTAMFFMACVLFRIICYLQILRMTGFARDFGQCADVAAVLGQHRRIRDQLRRISHRYRKFIMYCLLLVTASQFSALLGATRPHAQVNIATAGELALCSLSLVAGLLICLHSAAKITHKTQAITSIAAAWHADATINTVERDQENPRTPSKSYLQLQQLQQQQQQQQQVPPSPDSDQSDDDEMSPSEDSLDTSSKFMSFHATHISYQKRQALVTYLENNRAGITVFGFVVDRTWLHALFMLEFSLVMWLLGKTIGIS, from the exons ATGGCCGGGGACGCGCCGCCGTCGCCGACGGGCGAGGAGCCCTCGCCCGCGTCGGCGCCGCTGCTGCTGCGGCGGAGGGGCTCGTACCAGCGCTGCATGTCGCACGCGCGCGACGAGCTCCGCAGCTTCCGCTCCTGCCTCCGGTGGATGTGCGTCGACCACTCGGACGGCTCCAGCGCCGCGTCCTCGTGGCTCGTCTTCGCCGTCCTCGCGGTGGCCGTCCCGGTGGCCGCCCGCGTCGCCATGCCCCGCCGCTCCTACGACACGCAGGTGCAGCTCTCGCTCACGCTCTCCGCGGCGCTCGCCTACCTCACGCTCACCTCGCTCATCCGCCGCCGCGGCCTGCGCCGGCTGCTCTACCTGGACCGCCTCCGCCACGACTCCCAGGACGTGCGCGCGGGCTACACCGTGCAGCTCGCCGGCTCCTTCCACCTCCTCGCCTGCTTCGTCCTCCCATGCTTCCTCGCCGACGCCGCCTACAAGGTGTTCTGGTACTTCGTGCACCGGCCCTTCCCGGCGTGGTGGTCCGCCGCGGCGTGCGCCATGGAGATGGCGTCGTGGATGTACCGCACGGCCATGTTCTTCATGGCCTGCGTGCTGTTCCGGATCATATGCTACCTGCAGATCCTGCGCATGACGGGCTTCGCGCGCGACTTCGGCCAGTGCGCCGACGTCGCCGCCGTGCTGGGGCAGCACCGACGCATCCGTGACCAGCTCCGGCGGATCAGCCACCGGTACCGAAAGTTCATAATGTACTGCCTCCTCCTCGTCACGGCCAGCCAGTTCTCCGCGCTCCTCGGCGCCACCAGGCCCCACGCGCAGGTCAACATCGCCACCGCCGGCGAGCTCGCG CTCTGCTCCCTGAGCCTCGTCGCCGGCCTGCTCATCTGCCTGCACAGCGCCGCAAAGATCACGCACAAGACGCAGGCCATCACCAGCATAGCCGCGGCGTGGCACGCCGACGCCACCATCAACACCGTGGAGCGTGACCAGGAGAACCCCAGGACGCCCAGCAAGTCGTACCTGCAGCTGCAGCAgctacagcagcagcagcagcagcagcagcaggtgcCCCCATCCCCGGACTCCGACCAATCCGACGACGACGAGATGTCCCCGAGCGAGGACAGCCTCGACACCTCCTCCAAGTTCATGTCTTTCCACGCCACTCACATCTCATACCAGAAGAGGCAGGCGCTAG TGACCTACCTGGAGAACAACCGCGCGGGCATCACGGTGTTCGGCTTCGTCGTGGACCGGACGTGGCTCCACGCGCTCTTCATGCTCGAGTTCTCGCTAGTCATGTGGCTGCTGGGGAAGACCATTGGGATATCTTAG